The genomic window ACATGTATCGATGGGACAAGCATTTCAAAATTCTGATCCCTCACACTTTTCTTTATCACGACCATTAACTCATGACCTTCTCAATTTTGTTTTCTCAGGTTTTGATATTCATGTAATGCGTGTTGTCATCAGTGATTACAAAGATAATGTATTTTACACACGCATGTTTTTAGAGCAAAAACAAGGAGATTTCCTTTATATCACAGATGTTGATGCTCGCCCTAGCGACAGTATTCCCTTAGCGCTTACACATAAAGTTCCTATTCTTTGTGTGAAATCTGTATTTGATGCTGCCGTAGCTTACGAAGAATAAAATATCACGGTATCTTATGGCAAAAATTCCCTATGCTATTTTAGAGAAAGGCTCATTGTTATTGGCTTCTCCTGATACAGATCAGGGAGTCTTTGCTCGCAGTGTAATTTTATTATGCGAGCATAGTCTTAATGGTTCATTCGGGCTAATTTTAAATAAGACACTAGGTCTAGAGATATCTGATGATATTTTTACTTTTGATAAGGTGTCTAATAACAATATCCGTTTTTGTATGGGGGGTCCTCTACAGGCGAATCAAATGATGCTTTTGCATTCCTGTTCTGAAATTCCTGAGCAAACATTAGAAATCTGTCCTTCTGTATATTTAGGGGGAGATCTATCTTTTTTACAAGAGATCGCTACTAGTGATACGGGACCTACGATCAACTTATGTTTTGGTTATAGTGGTTGGCAAGCAGGGCAATTAGAAAGGGAGTTTTTAGATGGAAATTGGTTTTTAGCTCCTGCAAGTTATGAGTATGTATTTTCTGATAATCCTGAAAATCTCTGGTCTATGATTCTTAAAGATTTGGGAGGGAAATATGCATCGCTATCAACAGTTCCTGAAAATCTTCTTCTGAATTAGACGAGAGATTTATTTAATCTTTAGAAAGTCTTTTTCTAGGTTTTAAAGTGGCTATGGCTCAGAATAATCCCGGATTTTTTTAGGGGGTTATATGCCGGTTATTGATGAAACAATAATGACATACGCTGATGCTTGTCGCTATTTTCCTGGAGGAGTAAATTCTCCAATACGCGCATGCATTCCTGTAGGAATTATTCCTCCCATTGTCTCTAGTGCTTCTAGAGATATTTTTATAGATAGTTTCGGAAAAAATTTTATTGATTTTTGTGGATCTTGGGGATCGTTAATCCATGGTCATAGCCATCCAAAAATTTTAGATGCTATTTGTACTGCAGCATCTCAAGGCACCTCCTATGGCCTCACTTCGGAAAATGAAATTTCTCTAGCAGCCACTTTATTTTCTTGTTTGAAATTACAAGATCACAAACTACGTTTTGTTTCTTCAGGGACGGAAGCCACAATGACTTCTGTACGTCTTGCTTGTGGAGCAACTAAGCGCTCAGTGATTATTAAATTTTTAGGATGTTACCACGGACATGCTGATATTTTGTTAAAAGGAATTTCTATAGACGAGAGTAACCTTTTGGAAGTTTCTCTTATCGTAGATAAATATTTTTCTTCGAATCCTTGTCTCCCTATTACGTTAATTTTACCCTACAATGATGTTAAGGTTTTTGAGGAAGTAATGCGGCAGATAGGAGAGCGTGTTGCTTGCGTGATCTTCGAACCTATAGCAATCAATATGGGGGTTATCCTTCCTGAATCTGGATGGATTGAGAGTATTATAACTACATGCCGATGTTATTCAGCTTTATCGATTATGGATGAGGTTGTTACAGGATTTCGTATGGGAATTCGAGGTATGCGTTCTATCATTGATGCCGTTCCTGATATTACTGTGTATGGTAAGATTTTAGGGGGAGGTATGCCCGTCGCTGCACTTTTAGCTCATGAAAGTATTATGGATCATTTGATGCCTCTGGGGACAGTATTTCAAGCAGGAACTTTATCAGGAAATCCTATTGCTATGGCCGCAGGACAAGCCTCAGTAGAGCTTTGCCAGGAGATAGATTTTTATCCTAAGTTAAGAAATCTCGCAGAAGATTTTTTGTCTCCTATAGAAGATGCAATCCGTTCTAAAGGATTCCCAGTAGCATTGGTAAAAGCGGGTTCTATGTTCTCATTATTCTTTAGAGAAACACCTCCGAAGAATCTCTATGATGTGCAGCAATGTGATCAGAAAGCTTTTGGTATATTTTATCGGCATGCGTTTTCTCAGGGAGTGTATTTGTCTCCTGCTTCTATGGAAGCGAGTTTCATTTCTGCTGTACATAGTAAAGAAAATCTAGCCTATACGCAAAATGTGCTTATTGATAGTTTAGTGAAAACATTTGAAAGCATTTAAGATAAAAGGTTTTCTCAAGGTTTTGAGGATATGAGCATGGAGGCAAAAAAACGTTCTCGTGTTTTCCGTATACTCTGTTTATTCCCTTTGGAATTAGGCAGATGGATGGGTTTTACCTGTGCGGTAATAAAAAGTTTTTCATGGAAGAAAAGCTTATTTCGATCTGCGAGTATACAGGGATATGATATCGGCGTTGCCTCTTTACCTGTAGTTATGCTTACAGGAGCTGTTACAGGAATCGTTTTAGCTCTACAATCCTATTATCAACTAGGTATTCATGGCTTATCCTGCGCTATAGGATTTTTCGTTGTGAAAAGTATTCTAGTAGAAATAGGCCCTGTACTTACTGCTCTTGCCCTCTCTGGAAGAGTAGGAGGAGCAATTGCTGCATTCTTAGGAACTATGCGCATGACTGAACAAGTTAGTGCTATGGAAACTTTAGGGGTTAATCCTTTAGCCTATTTTGCACTACCAAGAATTATTGCAGGGATTATTGCTATGCCTGCTTTGGTAATTGCTGCGGTATGGTCAGGAATTTTTTGTGGATATTTGCTATGTCGTTATGCCTTCCAACTTCCTGCTCAGGTCTATTTGCATATGGTATCAGGAAATGTATTTGTATCCGATATTGTGATGGTGATTGTTAAATCTCTAGTATTCGGATTTATTATCACGTCTTTAGCCTGTTATCAGGGATTAGGGAAACATTGTCGCATTACAAATGTGGCGAAGGTAACCACAGCAGGAGTTGTTACTTCGTATATCTCTATCTTATTTGCTAATTGTGTGATTACATCATTCTTTCATGTTCTAGGTTGCTAGGGAGAGATATGGTAGAGCCCTGGATTTCTGTAGATCGTATTTATAAAAGTTATTGTAATACCGAAGGTCAAGGTCATACGGTATTGCATGGGATTTCCTTGCAGGTATTTCCAGATGAGCTTTTAGTGATTTTAGGTAAATCTGGGACAGGGAAAAGTGTCCTCCTCCGTCATATTATGGGATTAGAGATTCCTGATTCTGGAGAGGTGCGTTATGCTAAGGAACTTACCCATAAAGGACGTTTAAAAGATCTCACCATTGGTATGGTGTTTCAGGGTGGCGCCCTTTTTGATTTTCTTTCTGTTAGAGAAAATGTTGCTTTTGGTCTTCATGCGTATAATGAACGCCATAAGGTATTTTCTAAAGGTGAGATAAACGCTAAAGTAGATCAAGCTTTAGCGAACGTAGGATTAAGTTATGCCGCAGAGTTTATGCCAAATAAGTTGTCGGGTGGCATGGTTAAGCGTGTCGCTTTGGCACGCTCTTTGATTTATTCTCCTAAACTTGTTCTTTATGACGAGCCTACAGCGGGATTAGATCCCATGACAAGTCGGGAAATGACTCATCTGATTTTCCGTTTGCGTAGGGAACAGGGAATCGGAGGAATTGTTATTACCCACGATATTACATTAGCATTAACTCTTGCAGATCGTATTGCTATTCATCATGAAGGAACAATTCCCCATATCTATACAAAGGAAGAATTTATAGAGACAAACGATGTATTGGCAAGGCAATTTCTTGCCGGTCAATAACATTGTAAAATGCCGATTAAGGAGGGCGAGTGTCTAAAGAAGATCGTAAATCAATATTTTTTGGATTATTTCTTTGTGTGGGGATTTTAGGTTTATTTTCTGTAATGTTATTCACTCCTAAAAGTCGTGGAGACGGCAAGCAAGAAATTCATGTGGCTTTTACTCATCTTAGCGGTGTGAGCAAGGGAATGAATGTTTGCCTTGCGGGAAAGATAATTGGTTCTGTAGCTTCTGTACAAAATATTATGGATAGGGGAATTTCCGGAGAGTCTGGAGAGCTTTATTGTTATGAATTGGTATTAAAAATAGATTCAGGAGTGTCTCTATATAAAGATGATACTTTTGCTATGTACTCTCCTAAAATCATAGGGGAATCTATTGTAAATATCATTCCTGGCAAGACAAGAGGAGAATGTAGTCGTCTTTATGCTCAGGATTTAGTTTATGGGCATAATATTGATCCTATTGAAAAGCTGATACAATTTGTTGATAAGGCAGATAAAGCGTTAGGGAAACTAGAAGCTGAAACTGTGAATCTCTATTCTAAAATATCAACGCTGCTTGATGAAGAAAAAGATTCTTCATTAGTGAAACAGGCGCGCTTAGCAACAGAATCTATATGTAAAAGCGCGGACAGATTTGCCGATTGTTTAGACAACACACGTATTGGACGGATCGATGAATTGATGGAAGATTGTAAGGATATTACCGCTACTGTTAAAGATTACGGATTATTATATCAGTACAATTCGCAATGGAAAAAACAACAAAGAGCAAAAAATAAGAAAAAACAGAGTCTTGAGCAGCAGGAAATCGCCTTGGAAAATAGGTAGATTTTTTGTTTTTTCTATGCCATGAAGAAAATGTTTCAGCGGGGTGTTAGGGCTGTTTTATGGATAAGATATCGGATGCGGTAAGTGAGGCTCTAGAAAAAGCTTTTGAGCTCGCTAAATCAGCAAAAAATCCTTACGTAAGTGAAAACCACTTCCTTAAATGTCTTTTAGAGAATACGGAATCTCTGTTTTATTTGATAATTAAGGATCTTCACAGCAATCCTAAATTACTTATTTCTGCAGTAGATGAAGCGCTTTCTTTAGAACCTTCAGTTGTTGAAGGCGATGCAATGCCTAAGCCTTCACCAGGACTGCAAAGTCTGCTATTAGATGCGAAGCATGAGGCTAAAGATCTGGGAGATGAATATCTTTCTGGAGATCATGTATTATTAGCTTTTTGGAAATCCAACAAGGAGCCTTTCGCTTCTTGGAAAAAAACGGTAAAAATATCCTTAGACGATCTTAAAAAACTCATTATTAATATAAGGCGTGGCAATCGTATGGACTCTCCTAGTGCGGAAAATAATCTCCGAGGCCTAGAAAAGTATTGTAAGAACCTAACTTCATTAGCGAAAGAAGGAAAGTTGGATCCTGTGATAGGTAGGGATGAGGAAATTCGTCGTACTGTTCAAGTGTTATCGCGAAGAACTAAGAATAATCCCATGCTTATAGGTGAACCAGGAGTAGGAAAAACAGCAATTGCTGAGGGACTAGCTCTGCGTATTGTTCAGGGGGATATTCCCGAAAGCTTAAAAGGCAAACAGCTCTATGTTTTAGATATGGGAGCGTTAATTGCAGGAGCTAAATATCGCGGAGAATTCGAAGAACGATTAAAAAGCGTTCTTAAAGATGTAGAATCTGTTGATGGCGAGAGCATTTTATTTATTGATGAAGTCCATACTCTTGTAGGCGCTGGGGCTACTGATGGAGCTATGGATGCAGCAAATTTATTAAAGCCTGCTTTAGCACGTGGAACACTCCATTGCATTGGTGCTACAACTCTTAATGAGTATCAAAAGTATATTGAAAAAGATGCCGCTTTAGAAAGGCGTTTCCAACCTATTTTTGTAACAGAGCCTTCTTTGGAAGACGCGGTGTTCATTCTTCGTGGTCTTCGTGAGAAGTATGAAATTTTCCATGGCGTGCGTATTACCGAGGGAGCATTAAATGCTGCCGTTCTTCTCTCTTATAGATATATCCCAGATCGTTTTCTTCCTGATAAGGCGATTGATTTAATAGACGAAGCTGCGAGTTTAATTCGCATGCAAATTGGTAGCCTACCTTTGCCAATTGATGAGAAAGAACGTGAACTTGCAGCTTTGATTGTTAAGCAAGAAGCTATAAAGCGTGAAAAAGCTCCTTCATATCAAGAAGAAGCTGAGGCTATGCAACAGTCTATCGAGCAACTTAAAGAAGAGCTCGCAGCTTTACGATTACGTTGGGATGAAGAAAAGAAACTTATCGCAGGTCTTAAAGAAAAGAAGAATTCTTTAGAAAATATGAAATTTTCTGAAGAAGAAGCAGAACGTGTCGCAGATTACAATCGTGTTGCGGAGCTACGCTATAGCTTAATTCCTGCTCTTGAAGAAGAAATACGCCAAGATGAAGAAGCTTTAAATCAAAGAGATAATCGTTTGCTTCAAGAGGAGGTAGATGAACGTCTTATCGCTCAAGTAGTAGCAAATTGGACAGGAATTCCTATTCAAAAGATGTTAGAAGGTGAAGCTGAAAAGCTTCTCGTTTTAGAAGAGTCTTTAGAAGAGCGTGTTGTAGGTCAGCCATTCGCCATAGCAGCAGTTAGTGATTCTATACGTGCTGCGCGTGTAGGGCTTAGCGATCCGCAGCGTCCTTTAGGGGTGTTCTTATTTTTAGGACCCACAGGAGTAGGGAAAACAGAACTTGCCAAAGCTCTAGCTGATCTTTTGTTTAATAAAGAAGAAGCAATGGTACGTTTTGATATGACTGAGTATATGGAAAAACATTCCGTATCTAAATTGATAGGTTCTCCTCCAGGTTATGTGGGTTATGAAGAAGGAGGAAGTCTTTCTGAAGCTTTGCGTCGACGCCCTTATTCTGTAGTGCTTTTCGATGAAATCGAAAAGGCAGATAAGGAGGTCTTTAATATTCTCTTACAAATTTTTGATGAAGGAATTCTTACAGATAGTAAGAAGCGTAAGGTAAACTGTAAAAACGCTTTATTTATTATGACTTCAAACATAGGCTCTCAAGAACTTGCTGATTACTGTGCGAAGAAAGGCAGTGAGGTAAGTAAGGAGACCGTATTATCTGTAGTTGCTCCTACATTGAAAAAATACTTCAGTCCGGAATTCATCAACCGTATTGATGATATCCTTCCCTTTGTGCCTTTAAATACCGAAGATATTATTAAAATTGTCGGTATTCAGATGCGTAGAGTTGCACAACGTCTATTAGAAAGACGAGTAACGTTAACTTGGGATGATTCTGTGATTCTTTATTTAAGTGAGCAGGGTTATGACAGTTCGTTTGGAGCACGGCCTTTAAAACGGCTAATTCAACAAAAAGTAGTCACGCTATTATCAAAGGCTCTACTTAAAGGTGATATCAAATCTGATACTTCTATAGAGCTTACGATGTCAAAAGACGTCTTGCTATTCAAAAAAGTAGAAGGCTAGTTCTTTAACGCAATTACTCTTTATCTATTGTTTTAGATCCTCTTATATAGAGGGTCTTTTTATTTATAATATCAGATTGTGCAAGGGCCTAAGTAGGCCCTGCCCCGGTGAGGGGCAGGGGAGGTGGAGGTGAGTTAGAACTGGATTTTAGATCCGAGGTCTATGTTGTAGGTTCTAGAAGAGCCTCTGAGCTCGAAACCGAACTGACTGAAGACTTCAAAGTTGGGGCTGAAAGATAAGTAATTTCCAGCACGGACTATGAAAGCTTGTCTAGCTAAGTTTGTCGCTTTAGTTAACCAAACAGCTGTGGTTGGGCTAACTAGCAGAGACGTTGCACAATCAGGATTGCTTCTTGCAATATCTGGAGAGTAGGCCAGAGTTAGGTTGTAAGAAGCACTATCATTTGCAGAGAATCTCTCAAACTTTACACCGATAGGCATAGCAATGTTTGTGAGATTACTGCTCTCAAAGTATCTTCCTTCAGAACTACTGTTTTCTTTAAAGTCTTCTTGGTGAGCATGAATAAGCTGGAACTTCAAGAAAGGTGAGTACATATCAAATAAAGAAGAATATTGAGACTCGATAGGCACAACAGCGCCGAGTTCCACTCCGAAGCAATCGTTCCCCCAATCACCCTTGATCTCTGGGTAGACGACATTTTGCGGAGCATATCTATCAGTCATATTGGTCTTCATATCATTGGAAGTATGACTGTAGGTGAGTTGTGCATTAAGGACTAAAGGAGCTTGCGCGCCGATAGTGTTTTGCAGTAGTCTATCCCAAGCACTCCAGAAGGAGGTGTGCTGATAGTAGATAGAGCCTGCGTAGATGTTAGAAGAGTTCTTTGAAACAAGATAGTCTTTATCTTTTCCAAACAACTGACAAAAAGCAGCGCTGAAGATATCTTCTGAAGGCGTTTGAGCAAACGCTCCTAATAGATATCCTACACTATTGTGACGGAATTTACGTTTTGTTTCCGTTCCACTTTTGTGTAAGAAGTTAGCCAATCCTGATACCCAGAAACCGCGTTGGTAATCAGCACCATTGACACTAACATCCATAAGATTCTGAATAGCGCGCACATCGGAGAAAGATCCCCAAAGAGTATTAGGAACTAAGGGCCCTTGACGCTCCGGGTTGGGGAGATAGCCAGTTTGTTTCCAATCGAATGTCGCTTTTTGTTCTTGGGCATTTGTTCCTTGTGCCCAACTTATTGTCCAATCACCTTGATAACCGTAGTGAGATCCGGAAGATTGATTCTTTAAATTTGTTGAAGGGGGTGTAATAGTTCCATTAGCACCAGCTTTTGCTACTATAGTAGATTCGAAGAGTTTTGTAGTGGAGAAGATAGGGTATTCGTACCCATTTCCGTCGGAATCGATTAGATTAACTGAGTTGATTGTTGTATTTTTACTTGAGGCCGTTGCTTCGATTTTGGCAGGTGAGGTACCCCCCCCCCGAAATAGAGATAGAAAGAACTTCAAATCAGATTTCTTTGGTGGAGATTGGTCATGGAAATGGAGCATTTGAGAGATTATCTGAATTATTGCGATTGGGAGATACTTCTGCAGAGGCGGAATTTAATTTCGCTCCAACAGCAGCAACTGACGTTGTTTTGTCGAGTATATTCAGTATATTTAGAATTAGTGGCCTATTGCAAGAGTGCATCATTCTTTCTGTTACTGAAGATCGAGATATTAGGGTTTCTTACGTAATTATCTGTGGCTACAGTATGAATTTACTTCGTTACTTTCTTTTGTTGTTTACAAATCGTCGTTCTGTTCGGGATGCGTTTAGAAGATTGAGATTAGTAGCCCAAGGTGCATCGCCTTTGGTTTTACTGGCGACTGTGATTGATAATGTAAACTGTCTAAGAAGATATGGAAGATCCCCATCAATTTTACCGCCTATATTTGTGATTGCGTCTACGTTAAGTGGCAGTGTCCTATTTATGGAGATGTTTAGAAATTGCTTGAGGGGATTACGCGGACGTGTCCAGAGCTCAATTTTACAAAGATTGACAGGATCATCTGAAGAATCTAGGGCGGTTGTGCGTTCTGCAGACGGCGGTAGGATAAGCTCTGTGCAGATGATGATAGGAACGGCTCACGGAATATTCTTAGCTTTTGCTGTGGGAGTTTTAAACAGCATAGTTATAAATGTTCCAAGCACGATAGGAAGAAATTCTACTACAGATACAGGTGTGTATTCTAATCAGTTGCACAATACTTCTGCAGCTTGGCAAACTGGGGATGTTTTAGCAGTATCACAGACAGTAAGTCTGTTTATATGTATGATCGTATTGGCAGCAAATATTATGATTATGGTGGATTTAGTACGTAGAAATCAACGACGGTAAAAAAAACGATAACTACATAGTATTTTTTTTAATTTCAGTTTATGCTTTGTTTCCTCGAAGCTAGAGAAGATAATGGTTATGGCAACAGCTCTTACTCCACATGCATGTGTGCAAAATCAACAACAGGTC from Chlamydia sp. 04-14 includes these protein-coding regions:
- a CDS encoding bifunctional nuclease family protein — protein: MSIEKELLQDTPLVLLNFYKLVSFCHYAGIILGTDEKKFAIYGHVSMGQAFQNSDPSHFSLSRPLTHDLLNFVFSGFDIHVMRVVISDYKDNVFYTRMFLEQKQGDFLYITDVDARPSDSIPLALTHKVPILCVKSVFDAAVAYEE
- a CDS encoding YqgE/AlgH family protein, whose protein sequence is MAKIPYAILEKGSLLLASPDTDQGVFARSVILLCEHSLNGSFGLILNKTLGLEISDDIFTFDKVSNNNIRFCMGGPLQANQMMLLHSCSEIPEQTLEICPSVYLGGDLSFLQEIATSDTGPTINLCFGYSGWQAGQLEREFLDGNWFLAPASYEYVFSDNPENLWSMILKDLGGKYASLSTVPENLLLN
- a CDS encoding aspartate aminotransferase family protein, with the translated sequence MPVIDETIMTYADACRYFPGGVNSPIRACIPVGIIPPIVSSASRDIFIDSFGKNFIDFCGSWGSLIHGHSHPKILDAICTAASQGTSYGLTSENEISLAATLFSCLKLQDHKLRFVSSGTEATMTSVRLACGATKRSVIIKFLGCYHGHADILLKGISIDESNLLEVSLIVDKYFSSNPCLPITLILPYNDVKVFEEVMRQIGERVACVIFEPIAINMGVILPESGWIESIITTCRCYSALSIMDEVVTGFRMGIRGMRSIIDAVPDITVYGKILGGGMPVAALLAHESIMDHLMPLGTVFQAGTLSGNPIAMAAGQASVELCQEIDFYPKLRNLAEDFLSPIEDAIRSKGFPVALVKAGSMFSLFFRETPPKNLYDVQQCDQKAFGIFYRHAFSQGVYLSPASMEASFISAVHSKENLAYTQNVLIDSLVKTFESI
- a CDS encoding MlaE family ABC transporter permease yields the protein MEAKKRSRVFRILCLFPLELGRWMGFTCAVIKSFSWKKSLFRSASIQGYDIGVASLPVVMLTGAVTGIVLALQSYYQLGIHGLSCAIGFFVVKSILVEIGPVLTALALSGRVGGAIAAFLGTMRMTEQVSAMETLGVNPLAYFALPRIIAGIIAMPALVIAAVWSGIFCGYLLCRYAFQLPAQVYLHMVSGNVFVSDIVMVIVKSLVFGFIITSLACYQGLGKHCRITNVAKVTTAGVVTSYISILFANCVITSFFHVLGC
- a CDS encoding ABC transporter ATP-binding protein; this encodes MVEPWISVDRIYKSYCNTEGQGHTVLHGISLQVFPDELLVILGKSGTGKSVLLRHIMGLEIPDSGEVRYAKELTHKGRLKDLTIGMVFQGGALFDFLSVRENVAFGLHAYNERHKVFSKGEINAKVDQALANVGLSYAAEFMPNKLSGGMVKRVALARSLIYSPKLVLYDEPTAGLDPMTSREMTHLIFRLRREQGIGGIVITHDITLALTLADRIAIHHEGTIPHIYTKEEFIETNDVLARQFLAGQ
- a CDS encoding MlaD family protein; this translates as MSKEDRKSIFFGLFLCVGILGLFSVMLFTPKSRGDGKQEIHVAFTHLSGVSKGMNVCLAGKIIGSVASVQNIMDRGISGESGELYCYELVLKIDSGVSLYKDDTFAMYSPKIIGESIVNIIPGKTRGECSRLYAQDLVYGHNIDPIEKLIQFVDKADKALGKLEAETVNLYSKISTLLDEEKDSSLVKQARLATESICKSADRFADCLDNTRIGRIDELMEDCKDITATVKDYGLLYQYNSQWKKQQRAKNKKKQSLEQQEIALENR
- a CDS encoding ATP-dependent Clp protease ATP-binding subunit, producing MDKISDAVSEALEKAFELAKSAKNPYVSENHFLKCLLENTESLFYLIIKDLHSNPKLLISAVDEALSLEPSVVEGDAMPKPSPGLQSLLLDAKHEAKDLGDEYLSGDHVLLAFWKSNKEPFASWKKTVKISLDDLKKLIINIRRGNRMDSPSAENNLRGLEKYCKNLTSLAKEGKLDPVIGRDEEIRRTVQVLSRRTKNNPMLIGEPGVGKTAIAEGLALRIVQGDIPESLKGKQLYVLDMGALIAGAKYRGEFEERLKSVLKDVESVDGESILFIDEVHTLVGAGATDGAMDAANLLKPALARGTLHCIGATTLNEYQKYIEKDAALERRFQPIFVTEPSLEDAVFILRGLREKYEIFHGVRITEGALNAAVLLSYRYIPDRFLPDKAIDLIDEAASLIRMQIGSLPLPIDEKERELAALIVKQEAIKREKAPSYQEEAEAMQQSIEQLKEELAALRLRWDEEKKLIAGLKEKKNSLENMKFSEEEAERVADYNRVAELRYSLIPALEEEIRQDEEALNQRDNRLLQEEVDERLIAQVVANWTGIPIQKMLEGEAEKLLVLEESLEERVVGQPFAIAAVSDSIRAARVGLSDPQRPLGVFLFLGPTGVGKTELAKALADLLFNKEEAMVRFDMTEYMEKHSVSKLIGSPPGYVGYEEGGSLSEALRRRPYSVVLFDEIEKADKEVFNILLQIFDEGILTDSKKRKVNCKNALFIMTSNIGSQELADYCAKKGSEVSKETVLSVVAPTLKKYFSPEFINRIDDILPFVPLNTEDIIKIVGIQMRRVAQRLLERRVTLTWDDSVILYLSEQGYDSSFGARPLKRLIQQKVVTLLSKALLKGDIKSDTSIELTMSKDVLLFKKVEG